The stretch of DNA TGCCTTCATATCCAACAAGGTATGAACCTGCATTGTTATGTTTAATGAACGATGTTGTACCGGTAAGGTCGGAACCATAGGTTCGTGACATAACTCCATATGTCAATGCAATGCAATTCAACATGATAAAACTAGTGGATTGCGCGCGCGTTGCGCGCGCTCATAATTTCATTGAATTACAGGAGGTAATTATCATGGTAAGAGAAGTTGTTTTTATTCACAGGAGTCGTGCATTTATAGGAAtggtatttatatttttttcacatTTGACAGTGAAAAGAGAAACAGAAAGATTGGAGTTAAAGATGTAGGAAAATAGCACTCTAGGCGCGCACTCATATTTGCTTTGTATCTATTTTATTATTTAGAATTTCATGAAATAGAAAATCTAGTTAAATATATGTAAACTCTGTAAGTGATAATAAAGTTGCAATCTAAATACTGGAACTTGTAACATTATTACATTCATATTATTTATCGGGGAACATAAAAACATCAGGCCAAATTTATGGTTAATACAagaaaattttattattttacaTTTTGCCTAGGAAGTATTAACTATCAACTACATAGTTTAAGCTACTTTGAAATTTAGCATAACCTAATTTGTGGTGGTCCGAGAGGAGTGACCTTCCCAATATAGGCGTAGATGTCCTGCAGGGTTTTGAACTTAAAAACTATTAGTACTATAGTAACCACACAagatttaaaaaatataaacctTTCTATTTAATGACGTGACAGCTGCTGAGCCAGAATTGCACCTGCAAATTAGGTCCCTGCAACAAATAATTGCTTTCTTGCTCTACTGAGATTCAGTTGTTGGATGTTCTTGCTGTGAATAATACTTTGTGATTTGAGACCAAAGATTTTCCGGAACAGGTGCAATGTTGTGCCAGGTTACTTGCATAATGTTGATAAAAAATACTGCAATTGGCAGTAGAAGCTGTAATAGAAGAGAGTTTTGGACCCTGATAGAGTTAGGAATGTACCTTGAAATCAGGATCCCTGCAAGATTTGTCATTGGGAAAACATGTGTTatcagtagcaaaatggttatTAGGAGTATATTATTTAAGTAATCAAATGCTAATGAGTAAATATAACATACCTAAAAAATAGGTGGGAAAATGATGAGTCAATGGAGCTAGTAGGATGCAGGTAGGAACTACACGCTGGTTTAGCAAAAATAAATACAGTTGCAAGTTGCAGTAAACAATCTAGCGGTATAGCCCTTAAGCATCAACATATATAATAATGATTCTTTTAACATGTATGGATACCTAAGTATTTCATCTGAATATGTGTTCAAGTTTAAAAAAGAACTTAAGAGCGCTGGTGCAGCCAATACCTTGAACTAAGCCAACTCCTCTAGCtcttcaaaaaattatgaacatACTTCCCACCAGTAGTAAAAATTATAAACATGACCATATACCATATATTGTCCAATGCTGGAACATACAGGAAGTCATTGTTGGTTCAGGCCACCATATGTTTTGATCATGAGACAACCATTCAAGGCCTGCAACTCTAAAGAACAGAGCATTAGTCAACTATGTTTTATAGTTCCTTTTCACCATAACAATAAACAATTAATGTAAAAAATTGGTTCGGGGCATTATTCAACTTTGCTTCGCATTTAATGCATCACCTTCGAAATTGTTTCCCCTCAAAGCAAGAAACGTCCATAAATTACAGTTGTTTAAATACACCGTGTAATCTGGTTTAACcctttttattttaatttgaaAGTAACCCCTCTCGGAATGAACAAAGAGGAGAGAAATTAGTAGATCTAGATTTTCATTTGAAAGGCCCAACATTCTGAAAATGAAATTGAATCATATAGAGTACTAACACAGGGAGTTCATGTGATTAACCAAGTACGCAACTTTAGATCTCTATAATGAAGCATTTATGCAAAGGGAAAAAAGGGTGGCTTACCTAGAAAAACAAATAATATAATAATTTGGTATACAATATGCAGACCAGTCCGTAATGACTGTAATCTGGTAAACTAAAACTGTAAACACATTACAAGAATAGAACAGCTTGCAATGATGATCGTTCATAGGCTAAGATTAAGGATTACTCTCTCCAAAAGAATTAACGCTGCCGAGCTGTGACTAACTCCAACTGTGGTAGCTATAATTCTATACCACATAATACAATCCTATCATCCCCAACTTCAGTAATCAAAGATTTATATGGTAGACAGTACTCGAGGCAATCAGAACAGTTTGAATACAAAGTATATTGATCCAAGTATATTAATTTTTATCAGGCAATCAAATCAAATTAGGGCAGCAATCAGCACAAAAATTATATTGGCAAACCTGATCAGTATCTTTCAGGTGAATGAATATCAGGCAGTAAGAAGCAACAAAACCAAACCAGGTCTGCATCTAGCACCAAAATTTGGATTCGCAAACATGATCATCATCTCTCAGAGTCTTGGGTGAAAGAATTTCAAGCAGTAAAGAGCGATGTCACTAGATCTGATATTTCTCTAGGATGCTTTGCAACTGTTAAGATGAGAAAAATTGTTCAGGTAGAGCAAAACAGAAGAAATGTAGCCCCTAATGCTGGCGAGTTATCAATTATTCTAATATATAAGCATGCTTTGTATTGCACAATTCATATTGTATTGCAGTAGGGAGGCTATATAAAGCAGGCCTATTGAAGTAAATAGGAATGAAGTggggaaaaaagaagaaaagaaatgggCAGGACCAATTATAGAAGAGCTTTTGGCCTTCAGCACGGTGGTGTTGCATTGCATAGAAAGCACAACAGCTCGATTGGCACAGCTATCACAAATGTTAAATCGTCACTGGGAGAGGATCTTGTGTAGAGCTTTATATCAAACCACCCTGCAATCAATTGAGGAGTAAGTCAATGATAGCTAAGTTAAATTCCACAGATCAAACATGTCATCCGAATTCTTTATACGGTTATGTAAGTTTTGTTGATATACAACAGAGAAAATGTCTAGCTGTTTATTGTTCTGAGCAGAGGGAGCAAAAAGCGCAATGACAGTCTTGTTGATTTCACCTGTGAAGTTGCAAGGATGCGACGAACCTTCCTTAGCTAGAACTGGTGATACAAATCTTGGCCAGAAAATCTTTATTTGTATGAAATGAAGTATGATTACATCAGATTAGACCATGTCATCAAACCATATGGTGAGCTTAATCGCAAAGGATGAAGAATGATTGTTCTTTTGTAAATGCAAATATATGTGAGACTGACATAGGAGCATCATATCCAAGGTATCTAACTTGTTTAAATTATTGCTTGAAAAATAAAATTCACATTCGAGCTAGAAACATTTACCTTAGATAAGGCAAGTAGCTTAAATGTGTCTTCTTTTTATTAAACAGGGCTCCCTATCATCTAAATCAGGGCATGGTCAATTGGTCAGTGTTGCAGACGCAAACCATCAAACACACAGCGGGCATCTTCCATGGCCGAAGCAGAGGGTACACAAGCAAACCGTCAAATGCATGGTGTGCAGCTTCGCAGTGGATGGGGCTTCCACGGATGGATTAGTCCGTTTCCCCGTCGAGGTGCGGCATGGCGGCAATGGCCTTGGCGGCCGCTGCGGGCGTACGCGAGATGACTGGCGTCCGGTGCGCGTGCAGAGGCGACGGCGACCCATGAGCCACGGGCGAAGGCGGCGCAActggggagcggcggccggcgcgagcgcggAGGTGACGCGTCCCATGAGACGCAGATGGAGGCGAGGCGAGCGGTGGCAGCCGGGAGCGCGGAGGTAACGCGGGCCGCGAGCCGCGGACAGAGCTCCGTAGCCGCCGCGCGGGGAGCGCCGGTGTGCGCATGTGCGgagctccgccggcgccgcgtggGGAGCGCCGCTGACCGTGCGCGGCCGTGCGCCTTGAGGGCGGCTCGGAGCGccgggccggccgcgccgcctgctGGGAGGGGCGCGTCGCGTACGTGTCCGCGAAcggggaggggcggccggcgcgcctcCTTTGGCGGCAGCGCATGGCGTGGGCCACATCGGCGGGGATGGATGGCGACCGCCGCGTGAGGACGGCCGGCGCGGATGAGCGGCAGCTGTCCGGGCGGGGAAGTGCAAGGAGAAGCAGTGCTCGGGCGGGGAGACGTGCTTCGGTGGCCAGTGGCGGGgttgacgggcggcggcggcgacctgtgCGGGAAGAGGAAAGGCGGCGAGGCCGCGTCGGGCCGGCGACGCCGATAGGCAGGACGGCGAGGGAGGCAAGCGGTGGCAGGGTCGGCGCGCGCAAGGAAGCCTGTAGGGCGGCGAGGCTCACCCACGGCTCAGACGGCGGGGAGCGGCGGTGGAGAGCCAGCCCgaaggaggacggcggcggcaggcggaggCGGTCGTGCGGCACAGGAGTAGGTGAGCACTCGAATGAGCCGTGAACAGGATCCTTCCTGAGAGATCGAATGGGGGGATTTTTTTTACCGCAGCAAGCCAGCATGAGGCAATACACGCCGTAAATCATTGAACGAATGGTGAAAAAATTTTACGACGACGTGGACGGCCTGGTCGGCCGCCGAGCTGCGGGGGAATCATATATAGAAATGCCACAAGATAAATGACATATCCAAATAATATCCATATACCATATACTCcatgatgaaaaaaaagagaatagtCCATGATAATTAATATAGAGAGATACAAACAATACTTCTGTAACATAAATAGCATCAATTATAATTAAATAATGTAATTTCACATATGCCAAACTTCAACCAAATAGTTAATCATAACGTACATCTCCAGATCTCCGTAATCTTAAGGAAATAGAATAGCATGCCATGAGTAGTTTAAACCTTGAGAAACACTAATTTCATAATCCAAACCCGAAGTAGACCTGTCATATCAAAGAAAGAAACTAATGTTTCCAAACAAAGCTAGTCAACCCAAAGTTCAATTCTTATATTTGAACACGTATACCAAAGAATAGTAGGGAACTACTTCGATTCTTATTCGTAATCCAAACTCCAATTTACCCACGTATGATAGCACTAAGAGACATAAGTAGCATAAGTACCATAGTGAATTTCATATACCAAGATTAGCTAACCTCTACTATAACAGGCCCACTCATTACTAAACCATCAACGATTCCAAAGATTTTACACACAGGAAAACACGTCATAAGATAAATTACCAAGTATATTTCATATGTAAATATACTTCATCCCCAGccataaattcaaaattcccacATATAGACCATCTCATTTATCTATCCACCCATGCTGAtgtaaaaaaaaacaacaacaacaacaataccTCTAATTTTATATTAGCAACATCGTTTCATACTCCACCCAATAATTATGAGTCAAGTCTAAATTTTTATGTTATGGCATATAAGTGTGTGTGCTTATTTTATAAGTGGAGGCAGTAAAAATAGAATGTTAAAGTTGCAGCAACACAACAGCTTCGTTCACTTGCCTTTACCGACCATGTAGACATGGCATAGATGCCTCATAGCAACATCACCTGCTAAACCAATCATATATAAGAAAAACAACTCCAAATGACATAGCcaaataaatataattaattCTATGTCCAAAACCCCCAATACGAAAAGAAACCTACAAACAACAGCTCTGGTCACCAACATTGATGAAGAGCAGTCGTACTTCTCTTTTTCATATCTATTTTTATACAATGAATGAGGTGCCAAATAAATAGATATTTCAAAACTAAAAATGAATGCCTAAAAATTTTATGGAGGAATCTTATTTTTATTATGGTGTTAAGATGGTCAAAACTGCAGTTGAAAACAGAACTTTGAATCTGCCTAGAAAAACAGGACAACAAGCTTCACATTTCCATAACTCCAAATATATTTGtccaaaaattctaaaatttcacCAGAAGATATATAATTCCATGGTCTACAACTTTAGTATTATCCATATTTGTATTAGAGGTCAACAAAATGGCATAAAGTAGGGTTACACCTTAACTGAAAATCTCTGTCAACAAAACAGTACACCTGAACTTTAAATCCATATATGGAGTTCCACTTATCCAAAAAATATGCTCATTACCAATGTAGAAACCTTATGAAAGTCACTACAAGATTCTTTTAGTTAGTAAGCCTAAGTTTGCTTCTAAGGGTTCCGAAAATCTTATAGATCTAACTCTATCCAGAAATTCGGTAGAAGAACTGGGTCACAAAGAACCGACCATAACTCCCAGCATGCAACAGCCATGGATGTGATTTTTGCACCCAAAAAATGATACTCGAGTCTACTACCATAATataaattttctataatttttatcCTCCATTACATAGTCCAAAATAGCCACGAAATCACCTTTCCCCAGTCTAGAAACTCCTGACGTACATCGATTCAAGATGTACCACTAAACCTGCACACCAAAACCTTCCCTACCCTGAACTACCACGCCCAAGCAACCTCAAATCGAATGTACAGTAGGGCTCAAGCCTCACTACGGTTTCCCATGAGAATCCGCAAGGGGAAAAGTAGGGGAAACAACGATCTTGCACATCTCCTtgatcctctcttcctccttgaTCTATTTTGCTCCTTCTTTTCAAGTATTGGTGCTGCAATGGAGGGGATCTAGAGGGAAGGGAGCAGCCATGGAggaacaagaaggaagcatgAAGGGAACGAAAAGGAGGAAGTGTCGGTATGGGAGGAGAGGCAACGTGAGGAGGGTAATATGTCAAATGGTTGGGCCTTGCTTGCCCATGGCCAGCCCAACAAacctcttctctctttttttttgttttttttccatcCTGTTACACGTGATGTCCGCTTCGTCCTCTGTGGACGTGGCTTCCCCGCTTGGTCGTGGCCGCTCGTCGCTGTGTTGTTCATGTTGCTCGCGTTGCTGTGCCCCGCCTAGGAGTGCATGTACAGCGACGCCGGCACGTTTAGGCTCAGCACGCTGTCGTTCAGCTCGGACGCCTGCCTCGTGGCGCCCGATGGGTTCATCGGCACATTGAGGTCGAGGAACGGGTCGGACGCGTCGAACATCGGGCGCCCCAGGGTGAGCTGCCGGCACATGGCCTGCATGACGTGGTCCTGGGTGGCGAAGGGCTGGAGCTTGGCGACCGCGCCGGTCGGGTCACCGGTGCCGGTCGTCAGCTAGTGGCACCGCTTGTGGCCGCCGAGGGCTTGCCCCGACATGACCACACGGTGGCAGATGGAGCACTCGTGCACCTTCCCCTTCTTCATCATCGTCAGCACCTCGTGGGCAGCCATTTCCGGAGCTGCGATGGCCACGACAACTACGCTGGTCTCAGCATTGAACGTGCTGCCTTCCACATTGCCATCGACACTTATAGTGTTCTGTTGTTCGGTACCGACGGTGGCTAGAATAATGGCATCGCCGACGACCTTGTCATTGGCGGAGGTGACGACGACGGGTTGTGGGGAGGATCGACGCAGTTGCTCTCTAGCTTTCTTGTGGGAGGCACAGTGCTCGCTGAGAGCCTGATGGGAGGTGAAGACCTTCTTGCACGCCTTGCACTCTGCCGCGCGGCACGGTGGAGACGCGGTGTGGTTGCACCTGCGGTGGCACCAACAAATTGAGTTGGGGCATGATAGGGGCTACCATGGAGATGGCTGCGGCACGAGGAGCTGGGGTTCCTCTTGTCGTTCTTGTTCGCGCACGGCTCCTAGTCGACCTCGACGACGACATGGGGCCACGCAGCGCTCGACGCCGACAATGAGAGCATGACGAGGAAGTAGGCAAGGTCCTCCTCTTCGCCCGATGGGGCCGGCACGTGCTCCTTGGCTGTCGTTATCGAACCATTTCTGACAGCCATGACCTTGGTGTGGCGCGTGCGTTTCCCTTTCGACTACCCCGCTACCATTACCAGCAGCAGGACCTCCCCGACCTCCTCGCCATCGTTGGCGGCGTCGCCATCCAAGTCGCCCTCCTCTTCGTCGTAGTTGCACCTCCTGTGATCGAGCAGCGACTTCCATGACATGAACTCCTTGCCGCAGTTCTCGCACACCCGGCAGTTCTTCGTGCAAAAAACACTGTTTAAAATTGCGGGTGTTTGTAGAGGCTAGGAAAGGCTATAGCAGGCTACAGCCTAACTAACCCATTTAGTGGTTCTATAAATACCATGTGATGAGAATTCAGCCCACTAACTTTGACACCAACTTTTTTTGTAGACATTATACCTGCACTACACAAAAAAACCCTTTACATAGACACT from Panicum virgatum strain AP13 chromosome 9K, P.virgatum_v5, whole genome shotgun sequence encodes:
- the LOC120651099 gene encoding serine/arginine repetitive matrix protein 1-like, which codes for MIYGVYCLMLACCGKKNPPIRSLRKDPVHGSFECSPTPVPHDRLRLPPPSSFGLALHRRSPPSEPWVSLAALQASLRAPTLPPLASLAVLPIGVAGPTRPRRLSSSRTGRRRRPSTPPLATEARLPARALLLLALPRPDSCRSSAPAVLTRRSPSIPADVAHAMRCRQRRRAGRPSPFADTYATRPSQQAARPARRSEPPSRRTAAHGQRRSPRGAGGAPHMRTPALPARRLRSSVRGSRPALPPRSRLPPLASPPSASHGTRHLRARAGRRSPVAPPSPVAHGSPSPLHAHRTPVISRTPAAAAKAIAAMPHLDGETD